From one Streptomyces sp. SCSIO 30461 genomic stretch:
- a CDS encoding flavoprotein, translated as MTEPQAPGKKPFLYVVVCAAGVVGDVGKLITAAQEANWDVGVVATPQGLGFIDTEAVEAQTGYPIRSAWRSPDDPRPLPPADAIAVAPATFNTVNKWAAGISDTLALGILCEAYGMGLPTAVLPYVNSAQAAHPAYRQSLERLREMGVLIGSYEPHRPKAGGGADRYCWEEALELLTPKASARP; from the coding sequence GTGACCGAACCGCAGGCGCCGGGCAAAAAGCCGTTCCTGTACGTCGTCGTCTGCGCGGCCGGTGTCGTCGGCGACGTCGGCAAGCTGATCACGGCTGCTCAAGAGGCGAACTGGGACGTGGGCGTGGTGGCCACCCCGCAGGGTCTGGGTTTCATCGACACGGAGGCGGTCGAGGCCCAGACCGGCTACCCGATCCGATCGGCCTGGCGCTCACCCGACGATCCTCGCCCGCTGCCACCCGCCGACGCCATCGCGGTGGCCCCGGCCACCTTCAATACCGTCAATAAGTGGGCGGCAGGGATATCCGACACTCTGGCCCTGGGCATCCTGTGCGAGGCGTACGGCATGGGCCTCCCCACTGCCGTCCTGCCGTACGTGAACTCAGCCCAGGCCGCCCATCCCGCGTACCGGCAGAGTCTGGAGCGGTTGCGCGAGATGGGCGTCCTGATCGGTTCGTACGAGCCGCACCGGCCGAAGGCCGGCGGCGGGGCAGACCGCTACTGCTGGGAGGAAGCGCTGGAGCTGCTCACTCCCAAGGCGTCCGCGCGGCCGTGA
- a CDS encoding radical SAM protein: MIETNTSAKRPRRKAAPQLVASPFLAQYLLVQPGRAAGVRIPEVRYEELWAAGAEGRSVPDWLADAAREAWGTELPASPVGDVVLVRERSRYGYGKASWEINLGCDYDCEFCYLGEKRFEGLDWAGKQALLQTLRDAGVLWLQITGGEALIDREFGAAYEYAHQLGMMVQVSSNGSSLRKQPIRDLFARHRPYRLTLSVYGATAETYDKVTRNRGAFGRFLMGLDAAREDRLPVRLNVIVSDGNAHETDAMVCLAKSYGFPHQVFTNMSPTIDGEANPLATQALDHLKARSVFTGCNAGHTFFHVNPHGIASICKVGRDPSVNLITEGVEALPRLGAVAESLQLRTGGCSGCTKVGTCRTCRPLARLYQEAGDRRELYCQHGGYGS; the protein is encoded by the coding sequence ATGATCGAGACGAACACCAGCGCCAAGAGGCCGAGGCGGAAAGCAGCTCCGCAGCTCGTGGCCAGCCCGTTTCTCGCCCAGTACCTCCTAGTCCAGCCCGGCCGGGCGGCCGGCGTGCGCATCCCGGAGGTCCGCTACGAGGAGCTGTGGGCCGCGGGCGCGGAAGGCCGATCCGTCCCGGACTGGCTGGCCGACGCGGCGCGGGAAGCGTGGGGGACCGAGTTGCCCGCGTCGCCGGTCGGTGATGTCGTCCTCGTCCGCGAGCGGTCCCGGTACGGGTACGGCAAGGCGTCATGGGAGATCAACCTCGGCTGTGACTACGACTGCGAGTTCTGCTACCTCGGGGAGAAGCGGTTCGAGGGCCTGGACTGGGCCGGTAAGCAGGCGCTGCTGCAGACGCTGAGGGACGCCGGTGTCTTGTGGTTGCAGATCACCGGCGGTGAGGCGCTGATCGACCGCGAGTTCGGCGCGGCGTACGAGTACGCCCACCAGCTCGGGATGATGGTCCAGGTCTCGTCCAACGGTTCCTCGCTGCGGAAGCAGCCGATCCGGGACCTGTTCGCCCGCCACCGGCCGTACCGACTGACCCTGAGCGTCTACGGAGCCACCGCCGAGACGTACGACAAGGTGACGCGGAACCGCGGGGCGTTCGGCCGGTTCCTGATGGGCCTGGACGCCGCCCGCGAGGACAGGTTGCCGGTCCGCCTGAACGTGATCGTCTCGGACGGCAACGCGCACGAGACAGACGCGATGGTGTGCCTCGCGAAGTCGTACGGCTTCCCGCACCAGGTCTTCACGAACATGTCGCCCACGATCGATGGCGAGGCGAACCCCCTGGCGACGCAGGCACTGGACCATCTCAAAGCCCGTAGCGTCTTCACCGGCTGCAACGCCGGCCACACGTTCTTCCACGTCAACCCGCACGGCATCGCGTCGATCTGCAAGGTCGGTCGCGACCCAAGCGTGAACCTCATCACTGAGGGCGTCGAAGCCCTCCCCCGACTCGGCGCGGTCGCCGAGTCCCTACAGCTCCGCACCGGTGGATGCTCCGGCTGCACGAAGGTCGGCACGTGCCGCACGTGCCGACCGCTGGCCAGGCTCTACCAGGAGGCGGGGGACCGACGAGAGCTCTACTGCCAACATGGAGGTTACGGATCATGA
- the fxsT gene encoding FxSxx-COOH system tetratricopeptide repeat protein, whose amino-acid sequence MGRRKPRRTKRSHEEPVLYADSGSIVAGRDVKNSNSFHTHTTVLPAGALKRAPKLEAPTGLSNVPQPHGFVGRDSQLAMLDAAFATSGEVIVQALHGLGGVGKSTLAAYWATKRSRSSPQWWITADSRTSLDSGLADLAVALQPAFRSAETGADELREWALLWLATHRNWLIVLDNVNDPQHIRPVIDRAGRGGRFLITSRRATGWHQLSSAIALDVLEAPESIELFTRILNHGKTRTSEGAAEVCAEVGCLPLAVEQAASYCAETGISPRSYLELLKNRPAEMFAATTENGEADRTIARIWSITLDHLRDTPLAGEVLRVLAWYAPDGIPRSLLDDLRYPPALRAKMTRLRSQCGKHDAKSWRGRIHQFRHLYAEQMIDPLALNNAIGRLAAYSMIGERDGNIAVHRLVQTLARTSDPKDPHRQAGDIADAHRTASSSLAHQIPKLTSDPSTWQASRPLLPHLIVHAELSQGELEGTITASLLTYASAFLYQTGSINRSIAIGCRALEINERMLGTRHSDTLVGRSNLATAYWAAGDFKTAIRLNETNVAESATILGADHPQALKFRFNLAATYRYVGDFKKAIPSLQSTLADLERILGADHPDTLICRHGLACAYQAMGDLQRAIPLLQSTLADLERALGADHPDAIISRGNLAGAYQDAGDHKKAVSLFRSTLADCERVLGAEHPHTLTSQKNLKNAYQAAKTRKRPDESRSGKDCREK is encoded by the coding sequence ATGGGTCGTCGAAAGCCCCGTCGTACAAAACGCAGCCATGAGGAACCGGTCCTGTATGCCGACAGCGGCTCGATCGTGGCGGGCCGAGACGTTAAGAACTCCAATTCTTTTCACACGCACACCACGGTATTGCCCGCAGGAGCATTGAAGAGAGCTCCAAAGCTGGAGGCGCCAACGGGGTTGAGTAACGTGCCGCAGCCACACGGATTCGTTGGGCGGGACAGTCAACTGGCCATGCTGGATGCCGCGTTCGCAACCTCGGGCGAAGTGATTGTGCAGGCCCTCCATGGCCTGGGAGGGGTCGGTAAGTCCACGCTCGCCGCGTACTGGGCCACGAAACGATCGCGGAGCTCTCCACAGTGGTGGATCACGGCCGATTCACGAACCTCCCTGGACTCCGGGCTGGCCGACCTCGCGGTTGCCCTCCAACCTGCTTTCAGGAGCGCGGAGACGGGCGCTGACGAACTGCGGGAGTGGGCTCTTCTATGGCTTGCGACGCATCGGAACTGGCTTATCGTGCTGGACAACGTTAACGATCCCCAACATATCCGTCCAGTCATCGATCGGGCTGGCCGAGGCGGACGCTTCCTCATCACCAGTCGCCGTGCCACCGGCTGGCACCAACTTTCCTCTGCCATAGCCCTCGACGTTCTGGAAGCACCTGAATCCATCGAGTTGTTCACTCGAATTCTAAACCACGGAAAGACGAGGACCAGCGAGGGCGCCGCTGAAGTCTGTGCCGAAGTTGGCTGTCTACCCTTGGCTGTAGAGCAGGCAGCGTCCTACTGCGCAGAGACGGGCATCTCTCCAAGATCCTATCTGGAACTGCTCAAGAACAGGCCGGCAGAAATGTTCGCGGCCACCACGGAAAATGGCGAAGCGGACCGTACTATCGCCCGAATTTGGAGTATCACGTTAGATCACCTCAGGGATACACCTCTAGCTGGCGAAGTACTACGGGTCCTGGCTTGGTACGCCCCTGACGGAATCCCCCGCAGCTTGCTTGACGATCTCCGCTACCCGCCTGCTCTGCGGGCAAAGATGACACGACTAAGATCTCAGTGCGGGAAGCACGACGCGAAGAGCTGGCGCGGCCGAATCCACCAATTCAGACACCTATATGCGGAGCAAATGATTGACCCTCTGGCACTAAACAATGCTATCGGGCGATTGGCCGCCTACAGCATGATCGGAGAGCGAGACGGAAATATCGCCGTTCATCGATTGGTTCAAACCCTCGCCCGGACATCTGACCCAAAAGATCCCCACCGCCAAGCGGGAGATATCGCTGATGCCCATCGAACCGCGAGCAGTTCATTGGCGCACCAAATACCAAAACTCACGAGCGATCCCAGCACTTGGCAGGCGTCGCGCCCATTGCTGCCTCACCTGATTGTTCACGCCGAACTTAGCCAAGGGGAGCTGGAGGGCACTATCACCGCCAGCCTGCTGACTTACGCCTCGGCATTCCTCTATCAGACGGGATCAATCAATCGAAGCATCGCCATTGGGTGCCGTGCACTTGAGATCAACGAGCGCATGTTGGGCACAAGGCACAGCGACACCTTGGTCGGTCGCAGTAATCTAGCCACGGCCTACTGGGCTGCCGGTGACTTCAAAACTGCAATCCGGCTAAATGAGACTAACGTCGCCGAATCTGCAACAATCCTTGGCGCAGACCACCCGCAAGCACTTAAATTCCGTTTCAACCTGGCGGCCACTTATCGCTATGTCGGCGACTTCAAAAAGGCGATTCCCTCACTGCAGTCCACCCTGGCCGACCTTGAGCGTATTCTCGGCGCCGACCACCCCGACACCCTAATATGCCGCCATGGTCTCGCGTGCGCCTACCAGGCCATGGGTGACCTTCAGCGAGCGATTCCCTTGCTGCAGTCCACCCTGGCCGACCTTGAGCGTGCCCTCGGCGCCGACCATCCCGATGCTATTATCTCCCGGGGGAATCTCGCAGGCGCATATCAAGACGCTGGCGACCATAAAAAAGCAGTTTCGCTGTTCCGGTCCACCCTTGCCGACTGTGAGCGCGTTCTCGGCGCCGAACACCCCCACACTTTGACTAGCCAGAAGAACCTCAAAAATGCATATCAGGCCGCCAAGACGCGTAAACGCCCTGATGAATCTCGGTCGGGGAAAGACTGTCGAGAGAAGTAA
- a CDS encoding YdcF family protein, which translates to MSQGVPVPEHEQRQITDEQFHDATLIWNYHQMGHEQRPCSAAIGLGSHDLGVATTAADLYRAGLFPVVVFSGGNSPTTRARFPRGEAVHYREHALSLGVPDEAILVEPKAANTGQNVTFSREMLAEAGIAVESLLLISKPYMERRSYATSRKLWPEAEVVCASEPLELDDYIKSIGDEKLVVDMLVGDLQRVIEYPKLGFAVEQDVPGDVYDAYERLLRDGFDSRLIGT; encoded by the coding sequence ATGAGCCAGGGAGTGCCAGTGCCGGAGCACGAGCAACGCCAGATCACCGACGAGCAGTTCCACGACGCGACGCTGATCTGGAACTACCACCAGATGGGCCACGAGCAGCGTCCCTGCTCGGCGGCGATCGGCCTGGGCAGCCACGACCTTGGGGTGGCCACCACGGCCGCAGACCTCTACCGCGCCGGCCTCTTCCCGGTCGTGGTGTTCAGCGGGGGCAACAGCCCCACCACCCGGGCCCGCTTCCCACGCGGTGAGGCCGTCCATTACCGCGAGCACGCCCTGAGCCTCGGGGTGCCGGACGAGGCGATCCTGGTCGAGCCCAAGGCGGCCAACACTGGCCAGAACGTCACCTTCTCCCGCGAGATGCTGGCCGAGGCCGGCATCGCGGTCGAGTCGCTGCTGCTCATCTCCAAGCCGTACATGGAACGCCGCTCGTATGCGACCTCCCGCAAGCTGTGGCCCGAGGCTGAGGTCGTGTGCGCTTCCGAGCCGCTGGAGTTGGACGACTACATCAAGTCCATCGGCGACGAGAAGCTGGTCGTCGACATGCTCGTCGGCGACCTGCAACGGGTGATCGAGTACCCGAAGCTCGGCTTCGCCGTCGAGCAGGACGTACCGGGGGATGTGTATGACGCTTACGAGCGCCTTCTGCGCGACGGATTCGACAGCCGCCTCATCGGCACCTGA
- a CDS encoding SMODS domain-containing nucleotidyltransferase produces the protein MQLADHFNEFLRTTVNLGQVKLDLLDTRVEAIYRALKADEEIGSLVLGKIPQGSWAHRTIIDPVGGTEFDADVMLLMAENPDWSQSPKTYIEEVYAALHRHSIYKDMPHSRKCRCVRLVYSNSMHVDIVPYVMLVDGREVIVNRDEDTWENTNSQGFSTWMRTQDQIAQGNLRKVIRLMKFLRDHKGSFTGTRSVILTTLLGNQVHAYKKFSDPGYYRDVPTALLHIVADLDTYLQANEIKPSVADPSGSGLTFDHRWEQNTYSYFRDRIHKHAAEIHDAYHAEDKDTSLRLWQNLFGPEFKAPVSATSGSKFPAAATTVTAVARPGRAG, from the coding sequence ATGCAGCTCGCCGACCATTTCAATGAGTTTTTGCGCACCACGGTGAACCTGGGCCAAGTCAAGCTCGACCTTCTCGACACCAGGGTGGAGGCGATCTACCGGGCGTTGAAGGCGGACGAGGAAATCGGCTCGCTGGTCCTGGGCAAGATTCCGCAGGGCTCATGGGCGCATCGCACGATCATCGACCCGGTCGGCGGGACGGAGTTCGATGCTGACGTGATGCTGCTGATGGCCGAGAACCCGGACTGGTCACAGAGCCCGAAGACGTATATCGAAGAGGTGTATGCGGCCCTGCATCGACACAGCATCTACAAGGACATGCCGCACTCGCGTAAGTGCCGATGTGTGCGGCTGGTCTACAGCAACTCCATGCACGTGGACATCGTTCCTTACGTGATGCTAGTCGACGGTCGAGAGGTCATCGTCAACCGCGACGAGGACACCTGGGAGAACACCAACTCGCAGGGCTTCAGCACTTGGATGCGCACTCAGGACCAGATCGCGCAGGGGAATCTGCGCAAGGTCATCCGGTTGATGAAATTCCTGCGCGACCACAAGGGATCGTTCACCGGGACGCGGTCGGTGATCCTGACGACGCTGCTCGGCAACCAAGTCCATGCCTACAAGAAGTTCTCCGATCCGGGCTACTACCGTGATGTGCCAACTGCGCTCTTGCACATCGTCGCTGACCTGGACACCTATCTGCAGGCCAACGAGATCAAGCCCTCGGTCGCCGACCCCTCAGGGTCTGGGCTGACCTTCGACCACCGATGGGAGCAGAACACGTACTCCTACTTCCGCGACCGCATCCACAAGCACGCCGCCGAGATCCACGACGCTTACCACGCCGAGGACAAGGACACGAGCCTACGGCTGTGGCAGAACCTTTTCGGCCCCGAGTTCAAGGCCCCGGTTTCGGCAACCAGCGGCTCCAAGTTCCCCGCGGCTGCCACCACGGTCACCGCTGTCGCGCGGCCTGGTCGCGCCGGGTGA
- a CDS encoding ThiF family adenylyltransferase, which translates to MSGGKNRPAPTDWQREALAELREAAAEQPDVLRLVGVPARGQNGVLRVTLRLHTGPLATADGGLVLQEHEEFVLTLPASPLSATTVEVEHWRFAGYPHVLQGRRLCIFLDPAREWDPLRGGIRAYLNRLWSWLSDAAAGQFNASKAMYHAVGGVLHQTPGTPTLVVRVPGPDQRIQTGYLIARTEHRLDLAYSPPPEGRAVRVPVITIAGALPLGGGSTFAELLTYVDNPPFDRQRRSSPQAVAQSPAILTTLAASAARNPDGSPQYLILAVPHPAGGPPNLLGARLPAPTADALRRMAHEQGSALNIDASQIRPDLLIEWCPVSDERPAVTTRRDDGSLIGGFLGKHVHVWGCGGLGSWIAEFVVRGGASQVTVCDPGTVTGGLLVRQNYVEADVGASKAQALARRLRAVDDTVAVHVHDGVLPDATALAGAEVIIDATVSIAMGHILDRLAASGGRHPVLAQVATDTRTGTLGLLSVSAPTTAQGPSSIDTAAGKIVLADPALELYHRLWQDTPDGDELVPTRGCSVPTFHGASADLAAVAGTLTSLLGMHLITPGSGTHLIALPHAAGSPHHHFLAHDPTPTTP; encoded by the coding sequence GTGAGCGGCGGCAAGAACCGACCCGCCCCGACGGACTGGCAGAGAGAGGCCCTGGCCGAGCTGCGCGAGGCCGCGGCCGAACAGCCTGACGTGCTGCGTCTGGTGGGAGTTCCAGCCCGCGGCCAGAACGGTGTGCTCAGGGTGACGCTGCGGCTTCACACAGGGCCCTTGGCCACTGCTGACGGCGGCTTGGTTCTGCAGGAGCACGAGGAGTTCGTCCTGACCTTGCCGGCCTCACCGCTGTCCGCAACCACCGTCGAAGTGGAGCACTGGAGGTTCGCCGGCTACCCGCATGTCCTCCAGGGACGCCGACTGTGCATCTTCCTGGATCCCGCCCGCGAGTGGGATCCGCTGCGCGGGGGCATACGGGCGTATCTGAACCGGCTGTGGTCCTGGCTGAGCGACGCGGCAGCGGGCCAGTTCAACGCATCAAAGGCGATGTACCACGCCGTCGGCGGAGTGCTTCACCAAACGCCCGGAACCCCGACGCTGGTCGTACGCGTTCCCGGCCCTGACCAGCGAATCCAGACTGGCTACCTGATCGCGCGCACCGAGCACCGACTAGACCTGGCCTACAGTCCGCCCCCGGAAGGCAGGGCCGTACGGGTGCCAGTAATCACCATTGCGGGAGCGCTGCCGCTCGGCGGCGGCTCAACCTTTGCCGAGCTGCTGACCTACGTGGACAACCCTCCGTTCGATCGCCAGAGGAGAAGCTCCCCGCAGGCAGTCGCCCAGTCTCCGGCGATCCTGACCACGCTCGCGGCCAGTGCGGCCCGCAACCCCGATGGCTCGCCGCAGTACCTGATCCTGGCAGTCCCGCACCCTGCGGGCGGCCCGCCCAATCTCTTGGGTGCACGTCTTCCCGCGCCTACCGCGGATGCACTGCGGCGCATGGCCCACGAGCAGGGTTCCGCGCTGAACATCGACGCCTCCCAGATCCGCCCGGACCTACTGATCGAATGGTGCCCTGTGTCCGATGAACGGCCTGCCGTGACGACACGTCGCGATGACGGAAGCCTCATCGGGGGCTTCTTGGGGAAACACGTGCATGTCTGGGGCTGCGGCGGCCTTGGCTCCTGGATCGCCGAGTTCGTCGTCCGTGGCGGCGCCTCACAGGTGACGGTGTGCGACCCCGGAACAGTCACCGGCGGACTGCTGGTCCGGCAGAACTACGTCGAGGCTGACGTTGGAGCCTCCAAAGCCCAAGCCCTGGCCCGACGGCTGCGAGCAGTGGATGACACCGTCGCGGTCCACGTCCACGACGGCGTACTGCCCGACGCTACAGCTCTGGCAGGCGCCGAAGTCATTATCGACGCGACCGTGAGCATTGCCATGGGCCACATCCTGGATCGCCTCGCGGCTAGCGGGGGACGCCACCCGGTCCTGGCTCAGGTAGCCACCGACACCCGCACCGGCACCTTGGGCCTGCTGAGCGTCTCCGCGCCCACCACCGCACAGGGGCCCAGCAGCATCGACACTGCCGCCGGGAAGATCGTACTGGCCGACCCCGCCCTGGAGCTTTACCACCGCCTGTGGCAGGACACCCCGGACGGCGACGAACTTGTACCAACCCGCGGCTGTTCGGTGCCCACCTTCCACGGGGCATCGGCCGACCTGGCTGCTGTCGCCGGAACGCTGACGTCCCTCCTGGGGATGCACCTGATCACTCCCGGCTCGGGCACACATCTGATCGCGCTCCCTCACGCAGCCGGATCGCCCCATCACCATTTCCTGGCCCACGACCCGACACCGACCACGCCCTGA
- a CDS encoding aminoglycoside phosphotransferase — protein MSRIPFEQLPADVRRAVADKSGAVHQAVTVQGGMNSGIASVLATNGGRVFVKGIPADHPQVAAQRREAAVAPYLPASCPRLYWHLEFGGWSLLGYEVIDGRHADYTPGSPDLPLVETALVELQGLAAPAGIGIKDAVDRWADYAPPGTLHYFEGNTLLHTDFAPDNVLITGARARLIDWAWPTRGAAWIDPGALILQLMDAGHSVEEALAFASRFSSWRDAKAEALAAFSLATAALWREIAEVERTPWKLGMAKRAAEFARVRDWAL, from the coding sequence ATGTCCCGCATCCCCTTCGAACAGCTACCCGCCGACGTCCGCCGAGCCGTCGCCGACAAGAGCGGCGCCGTTCACCAAGCGGTGACCGTGCAAGGCGGCATGAACTCCGGCATCGCCTCCGTCCTGGCGACGAACGGCGGCCGGGTCTTCGTGAAGGGCATCCCGGCCGACCATCCCCAGGTCGCTGCCCAACGCCGCGAGGCAGCCGTCGCTCCGTACCTGCCGGCATCCTGTCCACGCCTGTACTGGCACCTGGAGTTCGGCGGCTGGAGCTTGCTCGGCTACGAGGTGATCGACGGCCGCCACGCCGACTACACGCCAGGCTCACCCGACCTGCCGCTCGTGGAAACCGCGCTTGTCGAACTGCAGGGCCTTGCAGCGCCCGCCGGCATTGGGATCAAGGACGCCGTCGACCGGTGGGCGGACTACGCACCGCCAGGTACGCTGCACTACTTCGAGGGCAACACTCTCCTGCACACCGACTTCGCCCCGGACAACGTCCTGATCACCGGTGCCCGCGCACGACTCATCGACTGGGCCTGGCCGACGCGAGGGGCGGCCTGGATCGACCCCGGCGCACTTATCCTCCAGCTCATGGACGCCGGGCATTCGGTGGAGGAGGCCCTCGCCTTCGCAAGTCGGTTCTCGTCCTGGCGGGACGCAAAGGCCGAGGCACTCGCGGCCTTCAGCTTGGCCACGGCGGCACTGTGGCGGGAGATTGCTGAAGTGGAGCGGACACCATGGAAGTTGGGGATGGCGAAGCGAGCGGCGGAGTTCGCGCGCGTCCGGGACTGGGCCCTATAG
- a CDS encoding WbqC family protein, with protein sequence MCAIHQPNLFPRLSTLAKLYAAGRWIVLDDVQFARRDYQHRARLAALDSPARQQWLTLPTHLPDGRTTLISRARLADPSRSRRTVSLLIRQYYGRSRHWPAVRGVLDAVLDQFETTDRVSGIARASTITLLTALGWSGEVLDSSTIPTREGRSERLADLAVATSSTHYLCGTGGWRYLDPAPFDAHGIPVLAFHTPVETEDPLWRWSRGISSLWALSQIGPEVLAAMLAAQRDQLLLGGFT encoded by the coding sequence GTGTGCGCGATCCACCAACCGAACCTGTTCCCGCGGCTGTCCACTCTGGCGAAGCTGTACGCCGCCGGCCGGTGGATCGTCCTCGACGACGTCCAGTTCGCCCGGCGCGACTATCAGCACCGGGCTCGGCTCGCAGCCCTGGACAGCCCCGCCAGGCAGCAGTGGCTCACGCTCCCCACGCACCTGCCCGATGGGCGCACGACACTGATCAGCCGGGCGCGGCTCGCCGACCCCAGCCGCTCCCGTCGCACCGTCAGCCTGCTGATTCGCCAGTACTACGGCCGCAGCCGCCACTGGCCAGCGGTGCGTGGGGTCCTGGACGCGGTTCTCGATCAGTTCGAGACCACCGACCGCGTCTCCGGCATCGCCAGGGCGTCGACGATCACGCTGCTCACCGCACTTGGCTGGAGCGGCGAAGTACTGGACAGCAGCACGATCCCGACTCGGGAAGGCCGATCAGAACGGCTCGCAGACCTGGCCGTGGCCACGAGCAGTACCCACTATCTCTGCGGCACGGGTGGCTGGCGCTACCTCGACCCGGCTCCGTTCGATGCCCACGGCATCCCGGTGCTGGCTTTCCACACTCCTGTGGAGACGGAAGACCCACTCTGGCGGTGGTCCCGAGGGATCAGCAGTCTGTGGGCGCTGAGCCAGATCGGACCGGAAGTCCTGGCCGCCATGCTGGCGGCCCAACGAGACCAACTGCTTCTGGGGGGCTTCACGTGA
- a CDS encoding SAVED domain-containing protein: protein MTGRTVRQGELAHIVGQQQTAGSPRGEHDLVERDTADNLMLVCADEHDEIDASGTLDVFTVERLRALKRAHEDRIKHVTGLADDRATTVLRMVGRVRGQEVELTRQTAATAVITSGDRFPLFLESYERHGVEIDLRHVAGEMTIDLRDIPDEETGGSPYYRAATAVIDEVIDNQLNRGIARDKVAHLSVFGFARLPLLVYLGSRLDDTVPTDVYQRHREDESWSWSSTAPAVGFAVHLDVDQPPAHEAVLVLNISGTIQPEEVPHQLAGLRRYRISPVDVAAAPDVLRNRVSLTQFQEVLRSLFADLEASAKQVRRLHVLFAVPLSAGVSLGRVRDRQVHPALVLYDRTPSGYRRALEIP from the coding sequence ATGACGGGCCGCACCGTACGGCAGGGTGAGTTGGCACACATCGTCGGCCAGCAACAGACCGCAGGCTCCCCGCGCGGTGAACACGACCTGGTGGAGCGCGACACCGCCGACAACTTGATGCTGGTTTGTGCCGACGAGCACGACGAGATCGATGCTTCCGGCACCCTGGACGTTTTCACCGTGGAACGGCTGCGCGCGCTCAAACGCGCTCACGAGGACCGCATCAAGCACGTCACCGGGCTGGCCGACGACCGGGCGACCACGGTGCTGCGGATGGTGGGCCGGGTGCGTGGCCAGGAAGTCGAGCTGACCCGGCAGACCGCCGCTACCGCGGTGATCACCTCCGGGGACCGGTTCCCACTATTCCTGGAGTCCTATGAGCGGCACGGCGTGGAGATCGACCTGCGCCACGTGGCCGGCGAGATGACGATCGATCTGCGTGACATCCCCGACGAGGAGACTGGAGGCTCGCCCTACTACCGGGCAGCCACCGCCGTCATCGACGAGGTCATCGACAACCAGCTCAACCGCGGTATCGCCCGTGACAAAGTTGCGCACTTGAGTGTTTTCGGCTTCGCCCGGCTGCCACTGCTTGTCTACCTCGGATCCCGTCTGGACGACACCGTGCCCACCGACGTCTATCAGCGTCACCGCGAAGACGAGTCCTGGTCGTGGTCTTCGACAGCGCCTGCGGTCGGCTTCGCGGTCCACCTCGACGTTGACCAGCCGCCCGCGCATGAGGCGGTGCTCGTGCTGAACATCTCAGGCACGATCCAGCCCGAGGAGGTCCCACACCAGCTCGCCGGACTGCGCCGGTACCGCATCAGCCCTGTTGATGTTGCCGCCGCGCCGGACGTGCTGCGCAATCGCGTTTCCTTGACTCAGTTCCAGGAGGTGCTGCGGTCGCTGTTCGCGGATCTGGAGGCGAGCGCCAAGCAGGTGCGGCGCCTGCACGTGCTGTTCGCGGTGCCGCTCTCGGCCGGGGTAAGCCTGGGGCGGGTACGCGACCGCCAAGTGCACCCGGCGCTGGTGCTCTACGACCGCACGCCGAGCGGATATCGACGAGCCTTGGAGATTCCCTGA